One window from the genome of Nocardioides conyzicola encodes:
- a CDS encoding PD-(D/E)XK nuclease family protein — protein MGVEQESPATRVSTPVDGVDVLGALSPSRAGDFMSCPLLYRFRTIDRLPEPPSPDAVRGTVIHKVLEDLFDLPAAERTPETADRMLVPAWEALVEQDPTLVEMLGATGGPETAAWLAHCREVLARYFSLEDPRRLEPAERELYVEALLDSRLLLRGFVDRIDVAPDGSIRVVDYKSGNAPSEIFEAKALFQMKFYALVIWRTRGVVPAMLQLVYLGDAQILRYVPDEADLLATQRKVEAVWEAIRLVAESGDWRPNRSRLCDWCAHRAICPAWGGTPPPLPERIVPVDLEGPDLPD, from the coding sequence GTGGGTGTGGAGCAGGAGTCGCCGGCGACGCGCGTGTCGACCCCGGTCGACGGGGTGGACGTGCTCGGTGCGCTCTCCCCCAGCCGGGCGGGCGACTTCATGAGCTGTCCGCTGCTCTACCGCTTCCGCACGATCGACAGGCTCCCCGAGCCGCCGTCGCCCGATGCCGTCCGCGGCACGGTCATCCACAAGGTGCTCGAGGACCTCTTCGACCTCCCGGCGGCCGAGCGCACGCCGGAGACCGCCGACCGGATGCTGGTGCCGGCGTGGGAGGCGCTGGTCGAGCAGGACCCGACGCTGGTCGAGATGCTCGGGGCCACCGGCGGGCCCGAGACCGCGGCCTGGCTCGCCCACTGTCGCGAGGTCCTCGCCCGCTACTTCTCGCTCGAGGACCCGCGTCGGCTCGAGCCGGCCGAGCGCGAGCTGTACGTCGAGGCCCTGCTCGACTCCCGGCTGCTGCTACGCGGGTTCGTCGACCGCATCGACGTTGCGCCGGACGGCTCGATCCGCGTCGTCGACTACAAGAGCGGCAACGCGCCCAGCGAGATTTTCGAGGCCAAGGCGCTCTTCCAGATGAAGTTCTACGCGCTGGTCATCTGGAGGACCCGGGGCGTCGTCCCCGCCATGTTGCAGCTCGTCTACCTGGGTGACGCCCAGATCCTGCGCTACGTCCCGGACGAGGCCGACCTGCTGGCGACCCAGCGCAAGGTCGAGGCCGTCTGGGAGGCCATCCGTCTCGTCGCGGAGTCGGGCGACTGGCGCCCCAACCGCAGCCGGCTGTGCGACTGGTGCGCCCACCGGGCGATCTGCCCGGCCTGGGGCGGCACTCCGCCGCCACTGCCCGAGCGGATCGTCCCCGTCGACCTCGAGGGCCCCGACCTGCCGGACTAG
- a CDS encoding HAD family phosphatase → MTESVPGSLPRAVLWDMDGTLVDTEPYWIDTEFEIAQRHGGTWSHAHALNLVGNDLLESGRYIREHMGIEPSAEQIVEELLDGVVARVEDSVPWRPGARAILEELSAAGTPCALVTMSYQRFVAPILAQLPPETFRVIVTGDIVEFGKPHPEPYLTAAAALGLKPGECLAVEDSNTGAKSAESAGCLVLVVENHVPVLAGERRVFADTLEGIDLGAIWADYHR, encoded by the coding sequence ATGACTGAGTCCGTCCCAGGGTCCCTCCCGCGCGCGGTGCTGTGGGACATGGACGGCACCCTGGTCGACACCGAGCCCTACTGGATCGACACCGAGTTCGAGATCGCCCAGCGGCACGGCGGCACCTGGAGCCACGCGCACGCGCTCAACCTGGTCGGCAACGACCTGCTCGAGTCCGGTCGCTACATCCGCGAGCACATGGGCATCGAGCCGTCGGCCGAGCAGATCGTCGAGGAGCTCCTCGACGGAGTGGTGGCCCGGGTCGAGGACTCGGTGCCGTGGCGTCCCGGTGCGCGCGCGATCCTCGAGGAGCTGTCGGCCGCGGGTACGCCGTGCGCGCTGGTGACCATGTCCTACCAGCGGTTCGTGGCGCCGATCCTGGCCCAGCTGCCGCCCGAGACCTTCCGGGTGATCGTGACCGGCGACATCGTGGAGTTCGGCAAGCCGCACCCCGAGCCCTACCTCACCGCCGCCGCCGCGCTGGGCCTGAAGCCAGGGGAGTGCCTGGCCGTCGAGGACTCCAACACGGGCGCGAAGTCGGCCGAGAGCGCCGGCTGCCTGGTGCTGGTCGTCGAGAACCACGTCCCGGTCCTCGCCGGCGAGCGCCGGGTCTTCGCCGACACCCTCGAGGGCATCGACCTCGGCGCGATCTGGGCCGACTACCACCGCTAG